Proteins from one Paenibacillus amylolyticus genomic window:
- the rsgA gene encoding ribosome small subunit-dependent GTPase A: MMAWNGGVRPVIVLSKSDLCSNVEEQIRSVEGIAPGVEVFAISAVEGQGKSLLERYLQPGLTVALTGSSGSGKSTLVNWMMGEDVQLTQSVREGDSRGRHTTTHREIFVLPQGAVLIDTPGMRELNLWDEGNDGLSHAFGEIEELAATCRFLDCSHTREAGCAVQEAILEGSLDEKD; the protein is encoded by the coding sequence ATGATGGCTTGGAATGGTGGTGTAAGGCCAGTCATTGTTTTAAGTAAAAGTGACCTGTGCAGCAATGTGGAAGAGCAGATCCGAAGTGTAGAAGGGATAGCTCCAGGTGTCGAAGTATTTGCGATATCTGCAGTGGAGGGGCAAGGAAAATCGTTACTGGAACGATATTTACAGCCAGGGTTAACTGTTGCCCTCACAGGATCTTCGGGAAGTGGCAAGTCTACGCTGGTGAACTGGATGATGGGTGAGGATGTACAGCTTACACAATCCGTTCGCGAGGGAGACAGCCGGGGAAGACATACGACAACACACCGGGAGATATTTGTACTTCCACAGGGAGCTGTATTAATTGATACGCCGGGAATGCGTGAGCTTAATCTCTGGGATGAGGGGAATGATGGGCTGTCGCATGCGTTTGGAGAGATTGAAGAACTTGCGGCCACATGCAGATTTCTGGATTGCAGTCATACAAGGGAAGCTGGATGTGCAGTGCAAGAGGCCATACTGGAAGGTTCATTGGATGAAAAAGACTAA
- a CDS encoding metalloregulator ArsR/SmtB family transcription factor, whose translation MQLEKIVAYHKALADPTRLRMLLLLAQGELHGQALAERLNLSQPTVTHHASKLREAALIKERREKNTVYFTLNPSFIRENAQASVDFIFKREEVTDMNDVNETLKASVMRNFFSKDGRLRQIPAQYKKKLIVLGHLVEQLEFGRKYTEKEINTFIQQYHEDFATIRREFIMHQFMYREEGIYELNPKEMWTRWDQVK comes from the coding sequence ATGCAGCTGGAGAAAATTGTGGCTTATCATAAAGCTTTGGCTGACCCGACCCGGCTTCGCATGCTGTTGTTGTTGGCACAGGGCGAATTGCACGGGCAGGCACTTGCCGAGCGGCTGAATCTGTCACAGCCAACCGTGACACATCATGCATCCAAGCTGAGAGAGGCGGCGCTGATTAAGGAACGACGGGAGAAAAATACCGTGTATTTCACACTGAATCCTTCGTTTATCCGCGAGAATGCACAGGCTTCGGTTGATTTTATCTTTAAGCGAGAGGAGGTCACGGATATGAATGATGTGAACGAAACCTTGAAAGCGTCGGTCATGAGAAATTTTTTCTCCAAAGATGGACGATTGCGTCAGATTCCGGCTCAATATAAGAAAAAGCTGATTGTACTCGGTCATTTGGTGGAACAGCTTGAATTCGGTCGGAAGTATACTGAGAAAGAGATTAATACATTTATACAGCAGTATCATGAGGATTTTGCGACTATTCGGCGGGAATTTATCATGCATCAGTTCATGTATCGGGAAGAGGGGATCTATGAACTGAATCCGAAGGAAATGTGGACGCGCTGGGATCAGGTCAAATAG
- a CDS encoding YpdA family putative bacillithiol disulfide reductase, whose translation MEDVIIIGGGPCGLSAAIECERLGLSAVIIEKYNIVQSIYLYPTHMQFFSTAELLEIGNVPFSTPNDKPFRYEALAYYRRVAEHFGLRVHNYEEAREIKRKDDGTFEVHTLNRRGEAIVHVGRNVVVATGYFDHPNYLGIPGEDKAKVTHYFREAHPYTRTRVAIIGGSNSAVDAAMELVRVGAHIDMVYRGSGLSQHIKPWVRPLFESMVTKGRITLHLESRVNEILDDSIRLIHTDGSTRELENDFVLAMTGFRPDRQLLTSVGVEMSDDMDKPLYDPQTMESSVSGIYVGGVIASGRNANEVFIESGRWHGRYIAEHIVSRQRGQTEGK comes from the coding sequence ATGGAAGATGTCATTATTATCGGCGGAGGCCCATGCGGTCTGTCTGCTGCCATTGAATGTGAGCGGCTGGGACTGTCCGCTGTGATTATTGAGAAATACAATATCGTTCAATCTATTTATCTGTATCCAACCCATATGCAGTTTTTCAGCACAGCCGAGCTGCTTGAGATCGGAAACGTTCCGTTCAGCACACCGAATGATAAACCGTTTCGTTATGAAGCACTTGCCTATTATCGCAGGGTAGCCGAACATTTTGGTCTGCGTGTTCATAACTATGAGGAAGCCCGTGAAATCAAACGCAAGGATGATGGCACGTTTGAGGTACATACGCTCAATCGCCGCGGGGAGGCCATCGTACATGTTGGACGCAATGTCGTTGTAGCTACCGGTTATTTTGATCATCCTAACTATCTTGGCATTCCTGGAGAAGATAAAGCTAAAGTAACCCACTACTTCCGGGAAGCCCATCCTTACACACGTACACGTGTGGCCATTATTGGCGGAAGCAATTCAGCTGTGGACGCGGCCATGGAACTGGTTCGTGTCGGAGCACATATTGATATGGTTTATCGCGGCAGTGGTCTGTCCCAGCACATTAAACCATGGGTACGTCCGTTATTCGAGAGCATGGTGACAAAAGGTCGCATTACACTGCACCTGGAATCACGCGTGAATGAAATTCTGGATGATTCGATTCGTCTGATACACACAGATGGTTCCACTCGTGAACTGGAGAATGACTTTGTTCTCGCCATGACGGGTTTCCGTCCGGATCGTCAACTACTCACGTCGGTGGGTGTGGAGATGTCTGATGATATGGATAAACCGCTATATGACCCACAAACGATGGAAAGCAGCGTATCCGGCATATATGTCGGCGGAGTCATTGCTTCGGGGCGTAATGCGAATGAAGTCTTTATTGAATCCGGGCGTTGGCATGGGCGGTACATTGCTGAACATATCGTTAGCAGACAACGTGGACAGACTGAAGGGAAATGA
- a CDS encoding DUF441 domain-containing protein: MDMTSLLLLAFAALGIISSNTPVTVAMVFLLLLRVLNLNQAFPWLEKYGLTLGIIILTIGVMAPLASGKMSLQTIGESFLHWKSLLAIGVGLLVAYLGGRGATLMGTQPTIVAGLLIGTVLGVALFKGVPVGPLIAAGILSLLLGKS, from the coding sequence ATGGATATGACTTCCTTGCTGTTGCTCGCATTTGCGGCTCTTGGGATTATCAGCAGCAACACACCTGTGACCGTAGCGATGGTATTTCTGTTATTGCTACGAGTCCTGAACCTGAATCAGGCATTTCCATGGCTTGAAAAATACGGACTTACACTGGGCATTATCATTCTGACTATTGGCGTAATGGCGCCTCTTGCCAGTGGCAAGATGAGTCTTCAGACGATCGGTGAGTCTTTCCTGCACTGGAAATCACTGCTTGCCATTGGTGTAGGGTTACTTGTGGCCTATCTCGGCGGACGCGGAGCTACGCTGATGGGCACACAGCCAACTATTGTTGCAGGGCTGTTAATCGGAACGGTACTTGGGGTTGCCCTGTTCAAGGGTGTACCTGTGGGGCCATTGATTGCGGCAGGAATTTTATCATTGCTACTGGGCAAATCCTGA
- a CDS encoding ADP-heptose synthase translates to MSRQFITEAVMVAIYGQLLAPPAPVEYIVPYTTILELYEFQTSPDPMMDNPADDQHVKSKINEMISYFEEPLNKKKIERALLVPWAKSPSILLGNQVSIAIINAIDTAQYGEYFDPIETELLLTSQRLGVPILTDQVELIARIIESESPVQVFDIDDFDFAMDDEPLDQV, encoded by the coding sequence ATGTCACGTCAATTTATTACAGAAGCCGTGATGGTGGCCATTTACGGTCAATTGCTAGCGCCGCCCGCGCCTGTTGAATATATTGTTCCTTATACCACCATCCTTGAGCTATATGAATTTCAGACCAGTCCTGATCCCATGATGGATAACCCGGCAGATGATCAGCATGTAAAATCCAAAATCAATGAAATGATTTCTTATTTCGAGGAACCTCTGAATAAGAAAAAAATAGAGCGTGCATTACTTGTACCCTGGGCCAAAAGCCCCTCCATTTTATTGGGTAACCAAGTATCCATTGCCATTATCAATGCAATAGATACGGCACAGTACGGAGAGTATTTTGATCCCATCGAGACTGAACTGCTCCTCACATCGCAGCGCCTGGGTGTCCCGATTCTCACCGATCAGGTTGAACTGATTGCACGTATTATTGAATCGGAGTCACCTGTACAGGTATTTGATATTGACGATTTTGATTTTGCCATGGATGATGAACCATTGGATCAGGTGTAA
- a CDS encoding NUDIX domain-containing protein yields the protein MEDAAHRELWEETGWTAGTMTLEGLYSGPDLRHMHSSGDEEYYVIALFQTLIIQDDLVESRVNSDAGLKFFALESLPPLNEISRILLARDIAE from the coding sequence ATTGAAGATGCTGCACATCGGGAGTTATGGGAAGAGACAGGTTGGACTGCGGGTACCATGACTCTGGAAGGTCTGTATTCGGGGCCTGATCTTCGGCACATGCACTCCAGCGGAGATGAAGAGTATTACGTCATTGCCTTGTTCCAGACACTGATCATTCAGGATGACCTTGTGGAATCACGGGTGAATAGTGATGCGGGTCTGAAGTTTTTTGCACTGGAGTCGTTACCACCTCTGAATGAGATTAGCCGAATTCTGTTAGCGCGGGATATTGCGGAATAA
- a CDS encoding ABC transporter transmembrane domain-containing protein, with product MFSVLKNLAWFFRLERKRYLTGVILLILVGIAELLPPRLLGNAIDEIVRGSITGTSLTRYILLILGTVIIIYLVTYVWMHKLFGGANLVERLLRSRFMDHLLRMTPPFFEKNRTGDLMARATNDLRSIATTAGFGMLTLTDSTAFLATVLFAMGFLVSWKLTLAAILPLPFIAIAMMIYGKAVHQRYTLAQDAFGDMNDQVLESIAGIRVVRAYVQERLDEKRFADVTEDVYRKNLAVARMDALFEPTIRLFVGLSYVIALAYGIYLVFHNEITLGDLVSFNMYLGMMIWPMFAIGELINLMQRGSASLDRVNETLSVEPAVQDVEQPAHVTNPEEIAMQDVTFRYPSSTVDNLSHISFSLRRGQTLGVVGRTGSGKSTLLKQLLHEYPAGSGTLSISGHPIQEIAKDDLHSWIGYVPQEQVLFSKSVRQNIQFGKPGASDEVIMEAIRTAAFDGDLGTLSDGLDTLVGEKGISLSGGQKQRVSLARAFIANPDILILDDALSAVDARTEAKIIENIRNKRSGKTTLISTHRLSAIEHADRIIVLEHGKITEEGTHQELLAMNGWYREQYERQQVESNLST from the coding sequence TTGTTCTCTGTACTTAAAAACCTGGCCTGGTTCTTCCGGCTGGAACGTAAACGATACCTAACCGGTGTCATCTTGCTTATTCTGGTGGGCATTGCTGAACTGCTGCCTCCCCGTCTCCTTGGCAATGCCATCGACGAGATTGTGCGCGGTTCCATTACCGGCACCTCACTTACCCGTTATATCTTGCTTATTCTAGGAACGGTCATTATTATCTATCTGGTTACATACGTTTGGATGCACAAACTGTTCGGAGGTGCCAATCTGGTGGAACGATTGCTCCGTTCACGCTTTATGGACCACCTGTTACGAATGACTCCTCCCTTTTTTGAGAAAAACAGAACCGGAGATCTGATGGCTCGGGCCACCAATGATCTTCGTTCCATTGCCACTACAGCAGGCTTCGGCATGCTGACCTTAACGGACTCTACAGCCTTTCTGGCCACCGTATTGTTCGCCATGGGTTTCCTGGTTAGTTGGAAACTAACCTTGGCGGCAATCCTGCCTTTGCCTTTTATCGCCATTGCCATGATGATCTACGGTAAAGCTGTACATCAACGTTATACCCTCGCACAGGATGCATTTGGAGACATGAATGACCAGGTGCTGGAATCCATCGCCGGGATTCGTGTCGTGCGTGCCTATGTGCAGGAACGTCTGGACGAGAAACGGTTCGCCGATGTAACTGAAGATGTGTATCGCAAAAACCTTGCTGTTGCCAGAATGGATGCCCTGTTTGAACCGACGATCCGACTCTTCGTTGGACTCAGTTATGTGATTGCACTTGCCTACGGCATATATCTTGTATTTCATAATGAAATTACCCTGGGGGATCTCGTATCGTTCAATATGTACCTGGGGATGATGATCTGGCCCATGTTCGCCATCGGCGAATTGATCAACCTGATGCAGCGCGGTAGCGCTTCCCTTGATCGGGTTAACGAAACATTATCGGTAGAGCCCGCTGTGCAAGATGTGGAGCAGCCAGCTCATGTTACGAATCCGGAAGAGATTGCGATGCAGGATGTAACCTTCCGTTATCCCAGCTCCACGGTCGACAATCTCAGTCATATCAGCTTCTCGCTGCGACGGGGTCAGACATTGGGTGTCGTGGGTCGTACGGGTAGCGGTAAATCCACTCTGCTCAAACAACTGCTTCATGAATACCCGGCGGGTTCGGGCACATTAAGCATCTCGGGTCATCCGATTCAGGAGATCGCCAAAGATGACTTGCATAGCTGGATCGGGTACGTACCACAAGAACAGGTTCTGTTCTCCAAATCCGTTCGTCAAAACATTCAATTCGGTAAACCTGGGGCCAGTGATGAAGTCATCATGGAAGCCATTCGTACTGCCGCTTTTGACGGGGATCTGGGAACCTTATCCGATGGACTGGATACACTCGTTGGTGAAAAAGGAATCTCGCTGTCCGGTGGACAGAAACAGCGGGTATCGCTGGCGCGTGCCTTTATTGCTAATCCTGATATTCTGATCCTCGATGATGCCTTGTCTGCCGTCGATGCACGAACTGAAGCCAAAATCATTGAAAATATTCGCAACAAACGCTCGGGTAAAACGACGCTGATCTCGACTCATCGCCTGTCTGCTATTGAACATGCTGACCGAATCATCGTACTGGAGCACGGAAAAATTACGGAAGAAGGCACTCACCAGGAATTGTTGGCCATGAACGGCTGGTACCGTGAACAGTATGAACGGCAACAGGTCGAGTCCAATCTGTCCACGTAG
- a CDS encoding ABC transporter ATP-binding protein: MKSNTGKRLLDYALKAKGTFIAALIMLTIGVAAELAGPFIAKSMIDNHLLAIEQPFYETIASDEAAVYNGKNYKREGLFEPNENKGSEVRVLQAGKSFYFVNEPVNAPDGDRTYADGILTVTRAGEVTSQYAAAPLSAGELFAFYKPEMPSIYQLIVYYMIFLVISVIMEFGKTFWLQSSANKVIQRLRNDVYAHIQRLPVHFFDNLPAGKVVSRVTNDTEAVKDLFVAVLSNFFSGIITITGVYVALFLLDVRLGLISLFVVPMLITWIVLYRKFATRYNTIIRSRLSEINAIINESIQGMSIIRVFRHQKQTKQEFEDLNDDYMKHQNKMLNLNAFTSHNLVNVLRNIAFAVVLWYFGSSVLDGTSVISLGVLYAFVDVLGRLFQPITGMVNQLANLDSSLVSAGRVFELMDEKGEPVTDGSMPRYKGDVVFDDVSFAYKKDFVLNNISFNASQGQTVALVGHTGSGKSSIINLLFRFYDPQKGKITIDGQNVKDLPKQWIREHMGIVLQDPYLFTGTIASNVSLGDEKISRERIEQALRDVGAQRILAHLPQGFDEPVIEKGSTLSAGQRQLISFARALAFDPAILILDEATANIDTETEALIQNALEVLKKGRTTFIIAHRLSTIRSADQILVLHRGRIVEQGAHDELMELNGRYYKMYQLQQGAQAAAVATPENPSGETVRTSASFAGGNA; this comes from the coding sequence TTGAAGTCTAATACAGGCAAAAGGCTGCTAGATTACGCCTTGAAAGCCAAAGGAACATTTATCGCTGCATTAATTATGCTTACCATTGGTGTTGCGGCCGAGTTAGCCGGGCCGTTCATCGCCAAATCCATGATCGACAATCACTTGCTTGCGATCGAGCAGCCTTTCTATGAGACGATCGCTTCAGATGAAGCCGCAGTCTACAACGGTAAGAACTACAAACGCGAAGGCTTGTTCGAACCAAATGAAAACAAAGGCTCCGAAGTGCGGGTACTACAAGCCGGCAAAAGTTTTTATTTTGTAAACGAACCAGTCAATGCACCTGACGGGGACCGCACGTATGCGGATGGAATCCTCACAGTTACACGAGCAGGAGAAGTGACAAGCCAATATGCGGCAGCACCGCTGTCTGCAGGTGAACTGTTTGCTTTTTACAAACCGGAGATGCCCAGCATCTATCAATTAATTGTGTACTATATGATCTTCCTCGTGATCTCGGTCATTATGGAGTTCGGTAAGACATTCTGGCTGCAGTCCTCGGCCAATAAGGTCATTCAAAGACTGCGTAACGATGTGTACGCCCACATTCAACGACTGCCGGTGCACTTTTTTGATAATCTGCCCGCAGGTAAAGTTGTATCTCGGGTCACGAACGATACAGAAGCCGTCAAGGATCTGTTCGTTGCTGTTCTCTCGAACTTTTTCTCAGGAATCATCACGATTACAGGTGTGTATGTCGCACTCTTCCTGCTTGATGTTCGCCTGGGTCTGATCTCGTTATTCGTGGTACCGATGCTCATTACATGGATTGTGCTCTATCGTAAATTCGCCACGCGCTACAATACGATAATTCGGTCACGACTGAGTGAGATCAATGCGATCATTAACGAGTCCATTCAGGGAATGTCCATTATCCGCGTATTCCGCCATCAGAAACAAACCAAACAGGAATTCGAAGATCTGAATGATGACTATATGAAACACCAGAACAAAATGCTCAACCTGAATGCCTTCACCTCACATAACCTGGTTAACGTATTGCGGAATATCGCCTTTGCGGTGGTCCTGTGGTACTTCGGTTCGAGCGTGCTGGATGGCACAAGTGTGATCTCATTGGGTGTTCTGTATGCCTTCGTTGATGTTCTGGGCCGCTTGTTCCAGCCAATTACCGGCATGGTCAATCAACTCGCCAATCTAGACTCCTCCCTCGTATCCGCTGGTCGCGTCTTTGAACTGATGGATGAAAAGGGAGAACCCGTAACGGATGGCTCCATGCCAAGATACAAGGGGGATGTTGTCTTCGACGATGTATCCTTTGCCTATAAAAAGGATTTCGTGCTCAACAATATCTCGTTCAACGCATCACAAGGTCAGACGGTGGCTCTGGTTGGTCACACCGGTTCGGGTAAAAGCTCAATCATTAACCTGCTGTTCCGGTTCTATGATCCGCAAAAAGGCAAGATCACAATCGATGGTCAGAACGTCAAGGATCTGCCTAAACAGTGGATTCGCGAGCATATGGGGATTGTATTGCAGGACCCGTATCTGTTCACAGGCACTATTGCTTCCAACGTCAGTCTGGGCGATGAGAAGATCTCCCGTGAACGAATTGAACAGGCGCTGCGTGATGTAGGTGCGCAGCGTATACTGGCTCATCTGCCTCAAGGCTTTGACGAACCTGTCATCGAAAAAGGAAGCACATTGTCTGCTGGACAGCGTCAATTGATCTCCTTTGCCCGTGCACTGGCGTTTGATCCGGCTATCCTCATTCTGGATGAAGCAACTGCCAATATTGATACGGAAACGGAAGCCCTTATTCAGAATGCACTCGAAGTCCTCAAAAAAGGACGTACCACCTTCATCATTGCTCACCGCCTCTCCACCATTCGTTCAGCAGATCAGATTCTGGTTCTGCATCGTGGGCGAATCGTTGAGCAGGGTGCACATGATGAACTGATGGAGCTTAATGGCCGCTATTATAAGATGTATCAGCTTCAGCAAGGTGCGCAAGCAGCAGCGGTCGCAACTCCGGAGAATCCGTCGGGTGAGACTGTTCGCACATCCGCCTCCTTTGCAGGAGGAAATGCATAA
- a CDS encoding YdcF family protein, with amino-acid sequence MEGDNPSPVFRERIEHGIELYRQGTVRNLLFTGGSSGDGEHTEAEVGQRYAIAHGVDPADIHIETESRITEENLFNSIPIGEQEGYQTYTIVSDPLHMKRAMKLAAGLGMDAVPSPTRTTAYRTWRSKFPFLARETVMYMGYTIKGWIDNPQ; translated from the coding sequence GTGGAGGGGGATAACCCTTCACCGGTATTTCGTGAACGTATTGAACACGGGATTGAATTATACCGTCAGGGTACAGTACGTAATTTACTTTTTACAGGTGGATCAAGTGGGGATGGCGAACATACGGAAGCTGAAGTTGGTCAGAGATATGCCATTGCACACGGAGTAGATCCTGCGGACATTCACATAGAGACGGAATCCAGAATTACCGAGGAGAATCTGTTCAATTCCATTCCGATTGGTGAACAGGAAGGTTATCAAACCTATACGATTGTGAGTGATCCGTTACATATGAAACGGGCCATGAAGCTGGCTGCCGGACTGGGTATGGATGCCGTACCCTCTCCGACACGAACAACGGCTTATCGAACCTGGCGCAGCAAGTTTCCTTTTCTCGCAAGGGAGACCGTGATGTACATGGGATATACGATCAAAGGATGGATCGACAATCCGCAGTAG
- a CDS encoding AAA family ATPase, which translates to MGDGRIRGIRPEVLRGRISELSELLYLGTAINQKLTLLSKGTLQKVNLIQALLPGPGGVLLLDEPLSGLDISAQEAVVSLLGQWKDEGTSIVTACHEPLLIERLADQVIVLKKGNVLHYWSREDILQAGKPVVYIQSLARAGENLANDPSISHQRGVLSLVRNTSLGNAESWMWDWKVVQQSTDDVLRMILASEGSIVSVQQEQSQLHMESLLEGQHPAVLANREGVTELVDLSSSMDDARGGSE; encoded by the coding sequence GTGGGAGATGGGCGTATTCGGGGCATTCGCCCCGAAGTACTGCGTGGGCGGATTAGTGAACTTAGTGAGCTTTTATATCTGGGTACCGCAATCAATCAGAAGTTAACTCTATTGTCCAAGGGCACATTGCAAAAAGTGAATTTGATACAGGCCCTGTTACCAGGACCGGGTGGTGTTTTGTTGCTGGATGAACCGTTATCAGGCCTGGATATCTCAGCTCAAGAGGCTGTCGTATCCTTATTGGGGCAATGGAAGGATGAGGGCACATCCATCGTTACAGCCTGCCATGAACCTTTGCTTATAGAACGCTTGGCAGACCAGGTGATTGTGTTGAAGAAAGGCAACGTGCTCCATTACTGGAGTCGAGAGGATATACTGCAAGCTGGCAAACCGGTTGTATATATTCAAAGTCTGGCCCGTGCTGGAGAGAATCTGGCGAACGATCCATCCATATCACATCAACGGGGAGTGTTGTCTTTAGTTCGTAATACGAGCTTGGGGAACGCAGAATCTTGGATGTGGGATTGGAAAGTGGTTCAACAATCAACAGATGATGTCCTCAGAATGATTCTGGCATCTGAAGGTTCGATTGTGTCTGTGCAACAGGAGCAAAGTCAATTACATATGGAAAGTCTGCTGGAAGGACAACATCCGGCTGTACTTGCGAATCGTGAAGGTGTCACAGAATTGGTGGACTTAAGCTCTTCCATGGATGATGCAAGGGGAGGATCCGAATGA
- a CDS encoding ATP-binding cassette domain-containing protein has translation MIPVIWSTRRLYRNSVQAAPESTGRGIRLQQVGKRLGTAQVLNQINLGVKQGECAVLVGRNGSGKSTLLRILAGILLPDNGSIQRTIKGSSVKYAVDGLPRLPFTSIEYLWEMGVFGAFAPKYCVGGLVNLVSFYIWVPQSIRS, from the coding sequence GTGATTCCAGTGATATGGAGTACACGCAGACTTTACAGGAATTCCGTGCAAGCTGCACCAGAATCAACTGGTCGAGGGATAAGGCTTCAACAAGTAGGCAAACGATTAGGCACGGCTCAAGTACTGAATCAAATTAATCTGGGAGTGAAGCAGGGTGAATGTGCTGTGCTTGTTGGCCGAAACGGCTCGGGCAAAAGTACATTGTTACGTATATTGGCGGGTATTTTGTTGCCTGATAACGGATCGATTCAGCGTACAATAAAAGGTAGTTCTGTGAAATACGCAGTCGATGGCTTACCACGTTTACCATTCACTTCAATAGAGTACTTGTGGGAGATGGGCGTATTCGGGGCATTCGCCCCGAAGTACTGCGTGGGCGGATTAGTGAACTTAGTGAGCTTTTATATCTGGGTACCGCAATCAATCAGAAGTTAA
- a CDS encoding four-helix bundle copper-binding protein, whose translation MTQQQYQQCIDACLECMNACNVCYISSLKEYDLAMLRDCIRLNRECAEICSFAAQAMTRGSDFIAEICELCVKACEACAAECGKHQHGHCQACAEACRRCAEACRLMAAVA comes from the coding sequence ATGACACAACAACAATATCAACAATGTATCGATGCTTGCCTGGAGTGCATGAATGCTTGCAACGTATGTTACATATCGAGTCTGAAAGAATATGATCTGGCGATGCTGCGTGACTGCATTCGTTTGAATCGGGAATGTGCGGAGATCTGCAGCTTTGCTGCACAAGCAATGACACGTGGAAGTGATTTCATTGCCGAAATATGCGAATTGTGTGTGAAAGCTTGTGAAGCTTGCGCCGCAGAGTGTGGCAAACACCAGCATGGTCATTGCCAAGCATGTGCAGAGGCTTGCCGCAGATGTGCAGAAGCTTGCCGGTTGATGGCAGCCGTTGCGTAA
- a CDS encoding GTP-binding protein — protein sequence MNETILKEQSIPVYILSGFLGSGKTTLLVQLIEHWQQQGLRPAVVMNELGEVNLDGQIVDSTVPMTEMLGGCICCTVRGDLGLQLADLVQEESPDVIIIEATGAANPMEILDAVTETSLYMRLELKSLITVVDAAHLSGLYQEQKGQTFKLMQEQIRCASVLLLNKTDRVSVQELQDLEQLLAKWNGFAPVIPTVKCEVDMDLLLRSGADVHVRDSASEAGKHVQQERHVHTETCGTHGCSHGHESEHTHHPVESNVANTDLSHSHGEAHDHAHEHSAPHASHEHVMVYTHYFSHPVNSEAFEQFVSALPRDVYRAKGILSFSDTASRFWFQYAYRESDYMKITPQGDVPNVAVFIGEHFDQTVIRDQLLELEAIK from the coding sequence ATGAATGAAACGATTTTAAAAGAACAATCCATACCTGTATATATACTTTCAGGTTTTTTGGGAAGTGGCAAAACAACACTGCTTGTTCAGTTGATCGAACACTGGCAACAGCAGGGATTGCGTCCCGCAGTAGTAATGAATGAGTTAGGCGAAGTCAATCTGGATGGTCAGATTGTAGATTCCACCGTTCCCATGACAGAGATGTTGGGTGGATGCATCTGTTGTACCGTACGTGGTGACCTGGGATTGCAACTTGCTGATCTCGTTCAGGAGGAATCACCTGATGTCATCATCATTGAAGCAACCGGTGCAGCGAATCCAATGGAGATTCTGGATGCGGTCACGGAGACATCACTTTACATGCGTCTGGAACTGAAAAGTCTGATTACTGTTGTGGATGCAGCACATTTGTCTGGTTTGTATCAGGAACAAAAGGGGCAGACGTTCAAACTGATGCAGGAGCAGATTCGTTGTGCGTCTGTGCTTCTTTTGAACAAAACGGATCGGGTGAGTGTACAGGAACTACAAGATCTGGAACAGCTTTTGGCAAAATGGAATGGCTTCGCACCTGTAATCCCTACAGTCAAATGTGAGGTGGACATGGATCTGTTGCTTCGCAGCGGGGCAGACGTGCACGTGCGTGATTCAGCTTCTGAAGCAGGGAAGCATGTTCAACAAGAGCGTCATGTACATACGGAAACCTGTGGAACACATGGATGCAGTCATGGTCATGAATCTGAGCATACACATCATCCAGTCGAAAGCAATGTTGCCAATACTGACCTATCCCATAGCCATGGCGAGGCCCATGACCACGCTCATGAGCATTCCGCTCCTCATGCCTCACACGAACATGTCATGGTATATACGCACTATTTCAGTCATCCGGTGAACAGCGAGGCGTTTGAACAATTTGTATCCGCACTGCCACGGGATGTGTATCGAGCAAAGGGCATTTTATCGTTTAGTGACACGGCGAGTCGCTTCTGGTTCCAGTATGCCTACCGCGAATCGGACTACATGAAGATCACACCTCAGGGAGATGTTCCGAATGTTGCTGTGTTTATAGGTGAACATTTTGACCAGACTGTCATTCGTGACCAATTACTGGAATTGGAAGCGATAAAGTAG